AAATCAAAATCCCAGAAGATATTTTCTGGGAAATTTTGCACCTGGGCATAAACTATCAGTTCCAAATTATCCCGCATGGTGATAATAATTTCCTGGTCTGTAATACTGGCAGTAATTAAGTTTTCCAGTTCTACAAAACTGGTGATTAAAGTCTTGTCAGGATTGAGACTTAATAGCTTAATAGATTGTTGGGCTAAAATTTCGTCAAGGGATTGAAAAAGGTGATTTGTCATTAGTCATTAGTCATTGGTCATTTGTCATTGGTCATTGGTCATCAGTCATTAGTCATTAGTCATTAGGAAGTTACCGTCTTCTCCCCCCTGCTCCCTGCTCCCTGCTCCCCTGCCTCTTCTCCCCCCTGCTCCCTGCTCCCTGCTCCCTGCTCCCCTGCCTCTTCTCCCCCCACTCCCTAATCAGAAATGTGGATAACTAATTCTCTTGTATGACTACGCTGACGGTGTTCCCAAATATAAATGCCTTGCCAAGTTCCCAGGACTAAATGACCGCGATTTATGGGAATTTGTTCAGAAGTATGGGTAAGTGCTGTCCGGATATGTGCCGGCATATCGTCTGCGCCTTCAGCATCGTGAATGTATTTGCCGCCTTCTGGCACGAGTTTTGCCATAAAGTTGGCTAAATCCACCAGTACATCCGGGTCGGCATTTTCTTGGATCACTAAACTGGCGGAAGTATGGCGTAAAAATAAGGTACAAAGACCTGTTTCCACCCCAGACTCTGCGACAGTGGCGGCAATTTTGGCAGTGATATTCTGAAAATTTTTGCCCGTAGTCGAAATTTTTAGGAGTTTTTGGTAGTGAGCCATCTTGACGGTAATTGACTATTGACTCTATTTTATGGTTGATTTACAGCTTTGGTGGCGATCGCCTTTATCAAAGAAAGTCGAGTTCCTCACGGCAATATCTACTACATCTCATCAATTTATTCAAACTTGGGGTGGATGTAAGTGATACGCTCTTTTTATAGTGTCTTAAGTAATGTTGCTCACACTAGGATAATATACTCATGAATTTATTGATGCAAACAGCTGCTGAAGCAGCTGCACAAGGTTCACATTTTCCTTTAGCTTTTACCTTGGTGTATGTAGTTGGTTTTATTGCTGCTGTCACCATTGGTTCTATCGCTTGGTACAACTCCAAACGACCTGCTGGTTGGGAAAGCAAAGAGCGTCCTGATTTTGTACCTAAAGTTGAAAAAGAAGAAACTCCGGGGGTGGGTGAACCGAAGTCTTAAATCAGTGAACAGTGAACAGTGAACAGTTATCACGCTAATTTAGTTAAGAATTTCGACCCAATTATTTCTTCTAACTGATAACTTGGATGACTAGACGCGATTTATCGCGTCTGTTCAACTGAAAACTCTGGGGTTAGTTCTGCACATCAACCCAGCGACGATAAAGCTTTTGAATTTGCTTAAGCAAGGCTGTATAAGCTGGTTGAGTAGATTCATTCAGCTTTGTTAACTCCTGTAGTTTGGTCAGCAGTCGTGCTTCTTCTACAGCCACTTCGCCATCACTGTAAATTAATCCACTGATAGCCTCAATGAGATTTTCGCAATCTTCGAGGCTAGGGCGATCGCCTAAATATTCTTCTACCCAGGCATAACATTCTTTTGGTTTCACAGGAACCAATTCGTATAGCCAAGGCTTAATCTCTGGATCAGTCGCCAAACCTTTTGCTTGAGCTATCTCCCGCAAATATTGCCGTTCTTCAGGCTGGATTTTACCATCAATCCAAGCCGCACCAATCAAAATTTTAACTAAGTTTTTCACATGGGAATCAGTAACCATTGCTGCCTCCTCCGGTAGATTCGGGGCTTCAACAAAATAGTACAATCACAAACAGTATTCATTCGGAATCGTTGGCTTTTCTTAAGCGCACCATAAAAAAGCCATCCATGTTCTGTCGATGAGGCCAGACTTTAAGCCAGCCTTGGGGTGTGGAATCGGCGGAATCCGGGGAATCAACGCCTGGAGGCTGAATTTGCCAATGGGGATGCTGATTTAAAAATGTAGAAATCACACCTTCATTTTCGGCTGGATGTAGAGTACAAGTGGCATAAACAAGTACACCGCCGGGTTTGACAAACTGCGATGTCTGTGATATGAGTTCTGTTTGCAACATCGAAAGTTCCTGGACAGATTCTGGTGTTTGTCGCCAACGTGCATCGGCGTGACGGTGTAGGGTTCCCAAGCCAGAGCATGGGGCATCGAGTAAGAGGCGATCGCCTTTATTGTAAAATTGCGGTAAATTGCGGCTATCACCTGTACAAATTTGAATAGATTGTAAATGCAGGCGTTGAGCATTTTCTTTCAGTTTACGCAACCGGGAAGCAGTGCGATCGCAAGCCCAAATTTCTCCCTCATCCCCCATTAACTCAGCAATATGAGTAGTTTTTCCCCCAGGGGCGGCACAAGCATCAATCACCACATCACCGGGTTGGGGATTGAGTAAATAACCCACCAGTTGAGCGCTAGCATCTTGTACAGACCACCAACCCTCACTAAAACCAGGCAGATTTTGGATCGCTCCACTACTACCAATTAATCTTAAAGCTTGGGGTGAATGGGTAACTCGCCGCGTTAAAATTCCCGCCGACTCCAAAGCCGCCTCAACTTCCTCAATAGAACTGCGAAGAGGATTAATCCGCAAATCAATTGTCGGTGTTTGGTTCATCCAATCACAGAGATTTTCTGTTTCCACCAAATCCAGTTGGTCTAACCAAACCTGAATAATCCAATCGGGAAAGCTGTGTAAAATTCCCAAACGTTCCACAGGATTTTCAGGCAACTTTAGAGGCTCTGGTAATTTCTCCGCTAACCGGATGTATTGCCGCAATAGACCATTGACAAAACCCGTCAGACCAGAAAAGCCATTTTCCTTAGCTAGTTCCACAGTGGTGTTCACAGCCGCCGAAGCGGGGATACGCTCTTGATAACGCAGTTGGTATAGACCCAGATGTAAGATGCTGCGGAGGTCTTTGGGTTGTTGGTGAGATTTCTTAGTAGCGAGTTGGTCAATCAGCGCATCGAGGGTGCGTTGTCTTCTGACACTGCCATAGACTAATTCTGTCAGCAAACGGCGATCGTGATTCGGCAAGCTAACTTTTTGCAGCCC
This portion of the Nodularia sp. LEGE 06071 genome encodes:
- a CDS encoding secondary thiamine-phosphate synthase enzyme YjbQ, translating into MAHYQKLLKISTTGKNFQNITAKIAATVAESGVETGLCTLFLRHTSASLVIQENADPDVLVDLANFMAKLVPEGGKYIHDAEGADDMPAHIRTALTHTSEQIPINRGHLVLGTWQGIYIWEHRQRSHTRELVIHISD
- the psb35 gene encoding photosystem II assembly protein Psb35, which gives rise to MNLLMQTAAEAAAQGSHFPLAFTLVYVVGFIAAVTIGSIAWYNSKRPAGWESKERPDFVPKVEKEETPGVGEPKS
- a CDS encoding TerB family tellurite resistance protein; translation: MVTDSHVKNLVKILIGAAWIDGKIQPEERQYLREIAQAKGLATDPEIKPWLYELVPVKPKECYAWVEEYLGDRPSLEDCENLIEAISGLIYSDGEVAVEEARLLTKLQELTKLNESTQPAYTALLKQIQKLYRRWVDVQN
- a CDS encoding 16S rRNA (cytosine(967)-C(5))-methyltransferase → MTNPRQIAFNALRDVHKGAYADVALNRGLQKVSLPNHDRRLLTELVYGSVRRQRTLDALIDQLATKKSHQQPKDLRSILHLGLYQLRYQERIPASAAVNTTVELAKENGFSGLTGFVNGLLRQYIRLAEKLPEPLKLPENPVERLGILHSFPDWIIQVWLDQLDLVETENLCDWMNQTPTIDLRINPLRSSIEEVEAALESAGILTRRVTHSPQALRLIGSSGAIQNLPGFSEGWWSVQDASAQLVGYLLNPQPGDVVIDACAAPGGKTTHIAELMGDEGEIWACDRTASRLRKLKENAQRLHLQSIQICTGDSRNLPQFYNKGDRLLLDAPCSGLGTLHRHADARWRQTPESVQELSMLQTELISQTSQFVKPGGVLVYATCTLHPAENEGVISTFLNQHPHWQIQPPGVDSPDSADSTPQGWLKVWPHRQNMDGFFMVRLRKANDSE